A region of the Streptomyces durocortorensis genome:
TCGACGGTCGCCGGGGTGGACTCGACGGGGATGAAGTTGCCGCTCTTCTTCAGCTTGCCGAAGAAGTCGATGCCGGGCTGGATGTCCCCGAACGAGCCCTTGTTGGCCAGGGAGGCCGCGTACACCCCGCCGAACGCGGAGCCGGACTTGGTCGGGTTGCCGTTGAGGGCGACCTTCCCCTTGTACTCGGGCTTCAGCAGGTCGGCGAAGGTCTCGGGGCAGTTCTTGATGCGGGCGGCGTCGCAGCCGATGGAGACGTAGCCGCCGTAGTCGTTGTACCAGCGGCCGTCCGCGTCCTTCTGGCTGTCGGGGATCTTGTCCCAGGAGGCGACCTTGTACGGGGCGAAGAGGTTCTCGGCCGCGCCGCTGCGGGCGAAGGCGATGCCGAGGTCGAGGACGTCGGGGGCGCGCTTCTGGCCCTTGCGGGACTTGACGGCGGCTATCTCGTCGGCGCTGGAGGCGTCCGGCGTCTCGCTCTTGATCTTGATCTTGTACTTCTCCTGGAAGGCCTTGATCAGCTCGCCGTAGTTGGCCCAGTCCGGCGGCAGAGCGATCACATTGAGCTCGCCCTCCTTCTCGGCGGCGGCGACCAGCTCCTCCAGCCCGCCGAAGTCGGCGGCCGAGGTGGCCTCGGTCCACTTCACCCCGTTCGCGCCGGTCTCGGCCTTCTCCTCGGGTGCGGCGCCGCAGGCGGTGAGCGCGGTGAGGGCGGCGGTGGAGAGGGCGAGGGCGGCAACGGCACGGCTGTTGGCGCGGATACGGGGGCGGGGTCGGGCTCTGCGCACGGTAGGTCTCCCAGGAGCGAAACGTGAGGGCCACTTGTTCATACAAGCTGGCACCAGTTCGCCCGGACCAGGTGTCCGGGAAGTAAACGTCCCATGTCCACTGCCGCAAGAGGGTGGGAAGAGGAAAGCCCGTCATCCAGGGGCTGTGCTAGATAACGACCGCGCATCGAAACGCTCCGCGACGACGTTAGAGTGAGCGGCAGGACCGTCACCGAAGAGCGGACCTGTACACAGCCACGATCCGCATCAGCCGGCCGAGGGGGGCGCGTGGGCCATTCGCGTTATCGGGAGATCGCCGAGTCGCTGCGCCAGGCGATCCGCAGCGGCGCCTATCCGCTGGGCTCCCGGCTGCCGTCCGAGAGCGACCTCGCCGCCCGCTGGGAGGCCTCGCGCGGCACGGTCCGCCAGGCGGTGGCGCTGCTCGCCTCGGAGGGCCTGATCGGCTCCAGGCAGGGGGCCCGGCGGGTGGTCCTGCGCCAGGAGCGCCGCCAGAGCTTCCAGCAGCTCAACAGCTTCGCTCAGTGGGCACAGGCGATGGGGTGCGAGGTCACCAGCCGCATCCTGACCCGCACGATGCGCACCGCGACCGCCGAGGAGGCCGAACGCCTGGACACCGAGCCGGACAGCGAAGTGCTGTACGTGCTGCGGCTGCGGCGGCTCGACGGCGAGCCGGTGATGGTCGAGCGGACCGTGTACGCGGACTGGGTGGCCCCGGTGGTCCTGGCGCTGCCGGAGGACTGCGTCTCGATCATGGACAGCATCGCGGAGCGGGCGGACATCGTCGCGCACTACGGCGAGCACCTGATCGACGCGGTCGCGGCGGGCAGCGAGGACGCCCGGCTGCTGAGGGTGCGCCGGGCCAGCCCGCTGCTGCGGCAGCGCCACCTGACGTACACGGCGGCGGGCCGGGCCATCGAGTGGACGGACGACCGCTACCGGGCGGGCAGCGTGGTCTTCAACGTGATGAACTCCGCGGCGGCGGCCCCGCTGGAGAGACGGGCGGGCCCGGACGTAGGGGGGTGAGGCCCTTCCCGTGCGGATTCGTACGGCGTCAGCCGCCCGATCCCATGCGGCTTCGTACGGCGTCAGCCGCCCGAGGTGTCCAGCTCCGCGTCGGCGCTGACGCCCGAGCAGTCGTACGGGTCCTTCAGCCAGCCGTCCGGCAGGACGACCCGGTTGTTGCCCGAGGTGCGCCCGCGCGGCCCGTCGGCGCCGTCCGGCCAGGGCTGGTCGAGGTCCAGCTCGTGCAGCTGTCCGGCCAGCTCCTCCAGCGAGGAGGTGACCGCCAGCTTCTTGCGCATCTCGGAACCGACCGCGAAGCCCTTCAGATACCAGGCGACGTGCTTGCGGAAGTCGATCACGCCGCGCGCCTCGTCACCGATCCACTCCCCCAGCAGCGTGGCGTGGCGCACCATGACGTCCGCGACCTCGCGCAGGGCGGGCGCGTGCCGGGTCGGGCGCCCCTCCATGGCGCTCACCAGATCGGCGAAGAGCCAGGGCCGCCCCAGGCACCCGCGCCCGACGACAACGCCGTCGCACCCGGTCTCGCGCATCATCCGCAGGGCGTCATCGGCGCACCAGATGTCCCCGTTGCCGAGGACGGGAATCTCGGGGACGTGTTCCTTGAGCCGGGCGATGGCGTCCCAGTCGGCGGTGCCGCCGTAGTGCTGGGCGGTGGTGCGGCCGTGCAGGGCGACGGCGGTGACGCCCTCCTCGACGGCGATGCGGCCCGCGTCGAGGAAGGTGAGGTGGTCGTCGTCGATGCCCTTGCGCATCTTGATGGTGACGGGCAGATCCCCGGCGTTGGAGACCGCCTGGTTCAGGATGGCCCGCAGCAGGGGCCGCTTGTACGGCAGCGCGGAGCCGCCGCCCTTGCGGGTGACCTTGGGAACCGGGCAGCCGAAGTTCAGGTCGATGTGGTCGGCGAGCCCCTCGTCGACGATCATGCGGACGGCCTTGCCGACGGTGACCGGGTCCACTCCGTACAGCTGGATCGAGCGCGGGGTCTCGGTGGCGTCGAAGTGGATCAGCTGCATGGTCTTCTCGTTGCGCTCGACCAGCGCCCGCGTGGTGATCATCTCGCTGACGAAGAGCCCCTTACCCCCGGAGAACTCCCGGCACAGCGTCCGGAACGGGGCATTGGTGATGCCGGCCATCGGGGCCAGCACGACCGGCGGCTGCACGGTGTGCGGGCCGATGCGGAGCTGCGGGAGGGCGGGGGCGAGCGTGGTCATTGCTCCATTGTCGCGTACGCCGGACGGGGGACGGCCCGGCTGCCGCGCACGGTGACCTGATGGGTGTGACCGGGTACCGCAGCCGACTTTCCGCAGGGGAAGACGCCGATGCCCGTCCACACCGCCCCCGCCACACGGTGCCGCCACGAGATCGTCAATAATCGAACATGCGCGAGTGCCGTATCCGTCATCGCGACCGCCAGCGGGGGGCCATGTCTTTCGAAGAGGAATGGGCTGGTCTCAAAGCAGACGCCACAGCCCGGATGCAGCTGAATCAGGTACCGATGTACGACCCGGGCGCGTCACCGACCGGCGCGGACCTCATCGTCCACGACGACGAGCTGGGAAAGATCGGTCACTTCGCCTTCCGGCTGCACAACGACCTGAAGGCCGACGGCACACATGCCCGGACCACGACCAACGCAGCAGGAACCAGTCTGACATCGGACGGGTTCGAGATGGGCGAAGCGCTCACCTCCGCAGCCACAGCGTGGGCGAAGCAGGTCGGAACGCTGCTCGACGCCTGTGCGCACATTTCCAATCATCTCGATTACACGCAGGCGTCGAGGAAGAAAGACGACGAGTGGGTCGTCGCCCAGGTCGGCGTGTCCAAGATCTCCGAATACTTCGACGTACCCGACAAGAACGCGGCGCCTTCGGTACCGAGACCACAAGGCCCGATCATCTGACTGATCTCCCTTCCCGTTCCTTCCCCACTCAGACGAGGTGCCCGGTGCTGGTGTTCCAGCAGCTCCTGAATCTCAGGACGAAACCACTCGACTCGGCGATCGACGACTGGGTCGCCATGACGAAGAAGCTCAAGGAACTGGCCAAGGACGCCGGAGACATGAGCGCCTTCGCGAAGGGGACAGCCTGGAAGGGGCAGAACGCCGGCGTCACCAAGCCGTTCGTCACGAGGACGGCGGGAGAGTTCCAGGACGCGGTGACCCAGGCCGAGAGCATCACCAACCTGCTCAAGGACGCCTACAGCGAGTTGACGAAGGCCAAGGCCGAACTCGTGGAGATCTACGAGAATCCGCCCTACGGCCTCAGGATCGACCCGTACGGGGTCGTCATCCATCTGGAGGTCTCCGGTCCCGGCAAGGGCGACGCCGATGCTCTCATCACCCGCATAAAGGCCGTACTGCAACGCGCGGCCGACGCGGATGCCCGCTGCGCCGGGGGTCTGGCGGTCCTCACCAAGGACCCGCGCCAGTTCAGCTCCGTGCACTACGAGTCCTTGAAGGACGCGAAGACGCTCAAGGAGCAGGCCGCGCAGACGAAACTGGACGTGGCCGAGTACGTGCGCCCCGAGAAGTGGGGCAGCAGCACCATCAAGCCGATCGCTGAATTCCTCAGCTACCGCTCCTGGATCGGCGGCGGCGAGGCGGCCCTGCGCGGAGACTTCAACGGGGCGGCTCAGGGACTCATCGGCGGCTCGCCCGCCTACGCTGCCGGCCAGGCGAGCAAATACCTTGAGAAGGGCTCGATCCTGAGCGACGTCAACGGAAAACACCACCGCCCCGGGGTCGTGAACACGGTCGGCAAGTTCGGGGGGAGAATATTCGGCGCGCCCGTCTCCATCGTGGCGACGATGGTCGACTACGGCTACACGCCCTCGGACCAGAAACCGGGTGACAGCCATGTGGAAGCGCCGGCAGCACCGGGAAAGGTGAGATACCGATGAAGCACCCCGGGAGCAGGCCGCCTTCCGGCCGCCGCCGCGCAGGCCCGCCGTCGCCCCGACGTCGGAGCCGGAGCAGGTGGTATGCGCAACCCCAAAGTTCGCAAGGGTTCGTCCTCGGTGGGATCATGTCTGTCGGTGGACTCATCGGCGGGGTGCGCGCCCTGCTGGACGGGACCGAGGCCCGGACGACCCTGGGGCTGTTCGGCATCGGGGCCCTGGGGCTCGCTATGACCATCTCGGGGGTCGTGGCGTACTTCCGCGAGCACTGAGATCGCCATCCACCGTCCGGCCCGGAGGTAGCGGCGGCCCGGACGGGCTGCGCGCATTCCCTGTCCTGCCGTTCGACCGCCCTGGTCAGAGACCTAAGGTGCCCGCGAGACCGCCGGTGGGGGCGCGGAGGAACTCTTCGGGGTCACGCAGCGTATCCGCCGCACACTGGCCGAGGGCGTGCTGTTCGACGTGGAGCACAACGCCTTCTGGTCACCGCACCGGGAGGACGAGTCCCGGCCGCGCTCGACCGTGGCCTGCTGGCGCGACCTGGTGGACTGAGCGAACCGGGTGGGCCAGGTGGGGTCGGGGGGGCGCGGCAGCCGGGCCGCCGCCGACCGGCCAGACGCCGTACGCCTCGACGAACCCCGCGCGGTCCCTCTCGCTGTGATCTAGGCCGAGCGGATCGTCTACACGGAACACCGGCTGCGGCGCGAGGGCTTCTCGCCGCGCCAGTCCTGGACCGAGTCGCCCCCGCAGCACATCAGAAGACGGACAGCCCGGTGAGCGTGGTGAAGCGGTCAAGGGCCGACACGCCCGCCACCGAGTTGCCGCGCCGGTCGAGGCCCGGGCTCCATACGCACAAGGTGCACACCCCGGGCACGATGGCGATGATCCCCCCGCCGACACCGCTCTTGCCCGGCAGCCCCACCCGATAGGCGAAATCTCCGGCGGCGTCGTACGTCCCGCAGGTGAGCATCACCGCGTTGACCTGCTTCGCCTGGCTGCGGGTCAGCAGCGCGGAACCGTCGGCCCGGACCCCGTGCCGGGCCAGGAACCCCGCCGACAGGGCCAGGTCCGCGCACGACGCCTCGATCGAGCACTGGCGGAAGTAGGCGGAGAGCAGCTCGGGCACCGGGAGCGTGATGTTGCCGTAGGCGGCCATGAAGTGAGCCAGAGCGGCGTTGCGGTCACCGTAGGCCGCTTCGGAGGCTGCGACTTCCGGCATGAAGTCGATGGCGGGATTGCCACTCTCCGAGCGCAGCAGCTCCCGCACCTGACCGGCGGCGTCCCCGGTCAGGGCCTGTAGCCGGTCGGTCACGACCAGAGCGCCGGCGTTGATGAACGGGTTCCGGGGGACACCGTTCTCGTATTCCAGCTGCACCAGGGAATTGAAGGGGTTGCCCGAGGGCTCGCGGCCCACGCCCCGCCAGAGCTGCTCGCCGTCCAGGGAGAGCGCCAGCGCCAGGGCGAACACCTTGGTGATGGACTGCGTCGAGAACGGCTGCTGCCAGTCGCCGACACCGTAGACCGTCCCGTCCGGCTCCGCGACGGCCATGCCGAACCGCCGGGGGTCGGCACCGGCGAGCATCGGTATGTAGTCGGCAGGGCTGCCGTGGTCGGTGAGGGTGGCCATCTCCTCGGCTATGCGGCTGATCACATCGCTGAAGCGGTGAGTGCCGGCGCGCTGGACCGGGCTGCCTGGCCGGGGGGCGGCGGAGGTGTGGGACACGGCAATTCCTGACGGGGAGAGAAAGCGAGGAGGCACGGCGGGCGGAGTCGAAGCGGAAGGTCGCCCATAGTCTGACCCGCCCACCGGAATCAGCCAACAAGACCCCCCGCGCTACGCGCCCCGGACGCTTCACGGGCCAGGCACACCTCGCCCTGGTCCACCACCAGGTCCCGCCCCGCGAGATCCGCCACCCGGACAGATCGGCCGGTCCCCCACTGTTCGCCAGCCAACCGCTGAATCCCA
Encoded here:
- a CDS encoding ABC transporter substrate-binding protein, with translation MRRARPRPRIRANSRAVAALALSTAALTALTACGAAPEEKAETGANGVKWTEATSAADFGGLEELVAAAEKEGELNVIALPPDWANYGELIKAFQEKYKIKIKSETPDASSADEIAAVKSRKGQKRAPDVLDLGIAFARSGAAENLFAPYKVASWDKIPDSQKDADGRWYNDYGGYVSIGCDAARIKNCPETFADLLKPEYKGKVALNGNPTKSGSAFGGVYAASLANKGSFGDIQPGIDFFGKLKKSGNFIPVESTPATVEKGETPISIDWDYLNAGYADQFKSKGVDWQVSVPSDGVYAQFYSQAVNKDAPHPAAARLWMEYLYSAEGQNLWLKGYARPVLLPAMTEDGTADKTFVAKLPKVEGTPTFPSSEELDKANTTLSENWDKAVS
- a CDS encoding GntR family transcriptional regulator, whose product is MGHSRYREIAESLRQAIRSGAYPLGSRLPSESDLAARWEASRGTVRQAVALLASEGLIGSRQGARRVVLRQERRQSFQQLNSFAQWAQAMGCEVTSRILTRTMRTATAEEAERLDTEPDSEVLYVLRLRRLDGEPVMVERTVYADWVAPVVLALPEDCVSIMDSIAERADIVAHYGEHLIDAVAAGSEDARLLRVRRASPLLRQRHLTYTAAGRAIEWTDDRYRAGSVVFNVMNSAAAAPLERRAGPDVGG
- the dusB gene encoding tRNA dihydrouridine synthase DusB — translated: MTTLAPALPQLRIGPHTVQPPVVLAPMAGITNAPFRTLCREFSGGKGLFVSEMITTRALVERNEKTMQLIHFDATETPRSIQLYGVDPVTVGKAVRMIVDEGLADHIDLNFGCPVPKVTRKGGGSALPYKRPLLRAILNQAVSNAGDLPVTIKMRKGIDDDHLTFLDAGRIAVEEGVTAVALHGRTTAQHYGGTADWDAIARLKEHVPEIPVLGNGDIWCADDALRMMRETGCDGVVVGRGCLGRPWLFADLVSAMEGRPTRHAPALREVADVMVRHATLLGEWIGDEARGVIDFRKHVAWYLKGFAVGSEMRKKLAVTSSLEELAGQLHELDLDQPWPDGADGPRGRTSGNNRVVLPDGWLKDPYDCSGVSADAELDTSGG
- a CDS encoding glutaminase, whose product is MSHTSAAPRPGSPVQRAGTHRFSDVISRIAEEMATLTDHGSPADYIPMLAGADPRRFGMAVAEPDGTVYGVGDWQQPFSTQSITKVFALALALSLDGEQLWRGVGREPSGNPFNSLVQLEYENGVPRNPFINAGALVVTDRLQALTGDAAGQVRELLRSESGNPAIDFMPEVAASEAAYGDRNAALAHFMAAYGNITLPVPELLSAYFRQCSIEASCADLALSAGFLARHGVRADGSALLTRSQAKQVNAVMLTCGTYDAAGDFAYRVGLPGKSGVGGGIIAIVPGVCTLCVWSPGLDRRGNSVAGVSALDRFTTLTGLSVF